The following proteins are encoded in a genomic region of Nocardioides conyzicola:
- a CDS encoding Hsp20/alpha crystallin family protein — MLIRTTDPFRDLDRLAQQVLGTTNRPAVMAMDAWREGDRFVIEFDLPGVARDSIDLDVERNVLTVRAERVARNGDWEALASERPRGVFSRQLVLGDNLDLDRIEAGYSDGVLRLVVPVAEKAKPRKIEVRHDAGDRGDSPAAINA, encoded by the coding sequence ATGCTGATCCGTACGACCGACCCGTTCCGTGACCTCGACCGCCTGGCGCAGCAGGTCCTGGGCACCACCAACCGGCCCGCCGTGATGGCGATGGACGCGTGGCGCGAGGGCGACCGGTTCGTCATCGAGTTCGACCTTCCGGGCGTGGCCCGCGACAGCATCGACCTCGACGTCGAGCGCAACGTGCTCACCGTCCGGGCCGAGCGGGTGGCCCGCAACGGCGACTGGGAGGCACTCGCCTCCGAGCGTCCGCGCGGGGTCTTCAGCCGCCAGCTGGTCCTCGGCGACAACCTCGACCTGGACCGCATCGAGGCCGGCTACTCCGACGGCGTCCTGCGGCTCGTCGTACCCGTCGCCGAGAAGGCCAAGCCCCGCAAGATCGAGGTCCGCCACGACGCCGGCGACCGGGGCGACAGCCCGGCCGCGATCAACGCCTGA
- a CDS encoding MBL fold metallo-hydrolase: MTTLVDNVYDALLTGTDRVQRAPFKAGSAIAPQFETGRTTVGLMAEHGFSALVTVRRGATTHTIVFDAGLSPDAMTTNSERLGIDLSDATAIVLSHGHFDHAGGLVGLSARRGRRALPMVVHPGAWTRRRIAIPGAEPDLLPTLSKKALEAEGFRLVERRHPSLLLDGSVLITGEVDRTTEFEHGMPAAHQAWDGSEWRHDPRVIDDQALVVHLRGHGLVVLTGCGHAGAVNIVRHAHRLTGVARLHALMGGLHLSGPSFEPIIGPTVAALTELQPQLVVPGHCTGWRAQQAIATALPDAFVAGSSGTSYRMTAA, encoded by the coding sequence GTGACGACGCTGGTCGACAACGTCTACGACGCCTTGCTCACAGGAACGGACCGCGTGCAACGCGCGCCCTTCAAGGCAGGCAGCGCCATCGCACCTCAGTTCGAGACCGGGCGCACGACCGTTGGACTGATGGCCGAACACGGGTTCTCCGCGCTCGTCACCGTTCGGCGAGGCGCCACGACCCACACCATCGTCTTCGACGCCGGCCTGTCGCCCGATGCCATGACCACCAACTCCGAACGACTCGGCATCGACCTGTCCGACGCAACCGCGATCGTCCTGAGCCACGGGCACTTCGACCACGCCGGTGGGCTGGTCGGACTGTCTGCCAGGCGCGGCCGACGAGCCTTGCCGATGGTCGTACATCCCGGCGCCTGGACCCGCCGGCGGATCGCCATCCCAGGCGCCGAGCCCGACCTGCTCCCCACCCTCAGCAAGAAGGCCCTGGAGGCCGAGGGATTCAGGCTCGTGGAGCGGCGCCACCCGTCGCTCCTCCTCGATGGCTCGGTCCTGATCACCGGCGAGGTCGACCGGACCACCGAGTTCGAGCACGGGATGCCAGCCGCACACCAGGCCTGGGACGGCAGCGAGTGGAGACACGATCCACGCGTCATCGACGACCAAGCGCTCGTCGTCCATCTGCGCGGCCACGGACTCGTCGTTCTCACCGGTTGCGGACACGCTGGCGCGGTCAACATCGTCCGGCACGCACATCGACTTACCGGTGTGGCAAGACTGCACGCGCTCATGGGCGGTCTCCACCTCAGCGGCCCCTCCTTCGAGCCGATCATCGGCCCGACAGTCGCCGCGCTCACGGAGCTGCAACCTCAGCTTGTCGTCCCGGGACACTGCACGGGCTGGCGCGCCCAGCAGGCCATTGCCACCGCCTTGCCGGATGCCTTCGTCGCCGGCAGCAGCGGGACGTCGTACCGGATGACTGCGGCCTGA
- a CDS encoding VOC family protein: protein MPARVTPYLNFPGNAREAMEFYQSIFGGELDITSFADIGRAADPSQEKLVAHSMLRGATGVVLMASDSPTPQDHQGAGAFSVALGGDAADLTAYWTQLASGGTVSVPFATSAWGSMHGQCTDKFGTAWQVNVTGAPAS, encoded by the coding sequence ATGCCCGCACGCGTCACCCCGTACTTGAACTTCCCCGGCAACGCCCGGGAGGCGATGGAGTTCTACCAGTCGATCTTCGGCGGCGAACTCGACATCACTTCCTTCGCAGACATCGGCCGAGCCGCAGACCCGAGTCAGGAGAAGCTGGTCGCCCACTCCATGCTGCGGGGAGCCACGGGGGTCGTGCTCATGGCCTCCGACTCGCCGACGCCGCAGGATCACCAGGGCGCAGGCGCGTTCTCGGTGGCGCTGGGTGGCGACGCGGCAGACCTGACTGCCTACTGGACCCAGCTGGCGTCGGGGGGCACGGTCTCCGTGCCGTTCGCCACGTCGGCTTGGGGCTCCATGCACGGCCAGTGCACCGACAAGTTCGGGACGGCGTGGCAGGTCAACGTGACCGGCGCCCCGGCGTCCTAG
- a CDS encoding UbiA family prenyltransferase — MEPAATVVALVRSAHPGPALAVTVLAVALAVSADLSGGRVALVAGAVAAGQLSVGWSNDLIDRHRDRQVGRSDKPLATGALSATLTARACAIAVAATVVLSLLCGLVAGVVHLGCVAVAWAYNLGLKSTPFSWLPYALAFGGLPVFVELADPGAGPPPLWMPVSAALLGVGAHLVNALPDLADDEATGVRGLPHRLGPRRTRWLAVAVLVLASVVIVLGSAAVPVWLVVVVLTAVAGLGVVALVADGRTPFQAAIGIALADAVMLVAGR; from the coding sequence ATGGAGCCAGCGGCAACGGTCGTGGCTCTGGTGCGCTCAGCGCACCCCGGCCCGGCCCTCGCCGTGACCGTCCTCGCCGTGGCCCTCGCCGTCTCCGCGGACCTCTCGGGCGGCCGGGTCGCCCTGGTCGCCGGCGCCGTCGCCGCCGGGCAGCTGTCGGTCGGCTGGTCCAACGACCTCATCGACCGCCACCGTGACCGGCAGGTCGGTCGGTCCGACAAGCCTCTTGCGACCGGTGCCCTGTCGGCCACCCTGACGGCCCGCGCGTGCGCCATCGCGGTCGCGGCCACCGTCGTGCTGTCGCTCCTGTGCGGCCTCGTCGCCGGCGTGGTCCACCTCGGCTGTGTCGCCGTCGCCTGGGCCTACAACCTCGGCCTGAAGTCGACGCCCTTCTCCTGGCTGCCCTACGCGCTGGCCTTCGGCGGACTGCCCGTGTTCGTGGAGCTGGCGGACCCCGGAGCGGGACCACCACCCCTGTGGATGCCGGTCTCCGCCGCACTCCTCGGCGTCGGCGCCCACCTGGTCAACGCCCTGCCCGACCTCGCCGACGACGAGGCGACCGGCGTACGCGGCCTCCCCCACCGGCTCGGCCCGCGCCGTACCCGGTGGCTCGCCGTCGCGGTGCTCGTCCTGGCCTCGGTGGTGATCGTGCTCGGATCGGCTGCGGTGCCGGTCTGGCTGGTCGTCGTCGTCCTCACGGCGGTCGCCGGGCTCGGAGTCGTCGCGCTCGTCGCCGACGGGCGCACACCCTTCCAGGCCGCGATCGGGATCGCCCTCGCCGACGCCGTCATGCTGGTGGCCGGGCGGTGA
- a CDS encoding alpha/beta hydrolase: MSQATKTNPVIFIHGLWIHSASWQPWQELFQSHGYATSAPGWPGDAETVAQTRAHPDAMNDIGIEQIVEHYADLIGTPETKPLLVGHSFGGLIAQELLAGGYAAAAVALEPAGIKGVKALPLAQLRSAFPVLGNPANRHRAVSLTTKEFKYAFGNTLADEESDSLHESWAIPGAGLPLFQVATANFHSHSPAKVDTHLADRGPLLLTSGTDDHVVPLKVTKEVYEMYQKGPADTEFHLFEGRGHSLTIDSGWRDVADVALEWFSAKGF; the protein is encoded by the coding sequence ATGTCCCAGGCGACCAAGACCAACCCGGTCATCTTCATCCACGGGCTGTGGATCCACTCGGCCTCCTGGCAGCCGTGGCAGGAGCTGTTCCAGAGCCATGGCTACGCGACCTCCGCACCGGGATGGCCGGGCGATGCCGAGACCGTCGCCCAGACCCGCGCACACCCCGACGCCATGAACGACATCGGCATCGAGCAGATCGTCGAGCACTATGCCGACCTCATCGGCACCCCTGAGACCAAGCCGCTCCTGGTCGGCCACTCCTTCGGCGGACTGATCGCTCAGGAGCTCCTCGCAGGCGGCTACGCAGCAGCGGCCGTGGCGCTCGAGCCCGCCGGGATCAAGGGAGTGAAGGCCCTGCCTCTCGCTCAGCTCAGGTCCGCCTTCCCGGTGCTGGGCAACCCCGCCAACCGGCATCGCGCGGTCTCCCTGACGACCAAGGAGTTCAAGTACGCGTTCGGCAACACGCTGGCCGACGAGGAGTCGGACTCCCTCCACGAGAGCTGGGCCATCCCCGGCGCCGGCCTCCCTCTCTTCCAGGTGGCGACGGCGAACTTCCACTCGCACTCGCCCGCGAAGGTCGACACCCACCTGGCCGATCGCGGACCCCTGTTGCTGACTTCTGGCACCGACGATCACGTCGTTCCTCTCAAGGTCACCAAGGAGGTCTACGAGATGTACCAGAAGGGCCCCGCGGACACCGAGTTCCACCTGTTCGAGGGCCGAGGCCACTCCCTGACCATCGACTCCGGCTGGAGGGACGTCGCCGACGTCGCGCTGGAGTGGTTCTCCGCCAAGGGCTTCTAG
- a CDS encoding carbonic anhydrase: MTSIATLSARNENYAATRFNADLKINPAGKLMIIGCVDPRVDPTELLALEPGEAAVIRNVGGRVTPATLKTIAMLGKVGQANHGGAPGVGWNLVVLHHTDCGMTDLAAFPDLLAEYFEITTDELDSKAVSDPYSSVHVDTAALHAAPLPSSFAVSGLVYDVGTGRVQTIVEPTPLRHE, encoded by the coding sequence ATGACGTCGATCGCCACACTCAGCGCACGCAACGAGAACTACGCCGCCACTCGATTCAACGCCGATCTCAAGATCAACCCAGCAGGGAAGCTGATGATCATCGGCTGCGTCGACCCTCGCGTCGACCCCACCGAGCTCCTCGCCCTCGAGCCCGGCGAGGCCGCGGTCATCCGAAATGTCGGCGGCCGGGTCACGCCGGCCACACTCAAGACCATCGCCATGCTCGGCAAGGTGGGCCAAGCCAACCATGGCGGAGCACCCGGCGTCGGGTGGAACCTCGTCGTGCTGCACCACACCGACTGCGGCATGACCGATCTCGCGGCATTCCCCGACCTGCTCGCCGAGTACTTCGAGATCACCACCGACGAACTGGACAGCAAGGCGGTCAGCGACCCCTACTCGTCGGTCCACGTCGACACAGCCGCGCTCCACGCGGCCCCGCTCCCGAGCTCGTTCGCGGTCTCCGGGCTCGTCTACGACGTCGGTACCGGACGAGTCCAGACCATCGTCGAACCCACGCCGCTCCGTCACGAATGA
- a CDS encoding alpha/beta fold hydrolase: MTMPARQPTLRRVGRPEGEIAVADYPGAEPAIVVMHGFPDRRTINEPLAMALTSRRVLLFDFLGYGDSDKPIGHPYGAASCEEDLDAVVSALTEGPVVIVGHDASGPTAINWARRNPARTDHLVLLNCYYHQTSSLRFPEWIALFTDPATRALTSDIASDQGLLSLGFLWQGAQFAKAESAPTGRSSTADQARPRKPRGLAAFPLRALRRFVGLSPRKIRIGVRLLREMVRWRFVPTSEQVGWIKQFTDTPSTTEAFLRWTGDAQRNVASNTARIDSLRSFERPVTIVFGQRDPYMPAAAAHDIAALFPTSRLHLFDAGHWVQLELPEQVAELVGAPPPSSGRV; the protein is encoded by the coding sequence ATGACGATGCCAGCACGCCAGCCGACCCTCCGACGCGTCGGGCGTCCCGAGGGAGAGATCGCCGTTGCCGACTATCCGGGCGCAGAGCCGGCCATCGTCGTGATGCACGGCTTCCCGGACCGCCGCACCATCAACGAGCCGCTCGCCATGGCGCTCACCAGCAGGCGAGTCCTGCTCTTCGACTTCCTCGGATATGGCGATTCGGACAAGCCGATCGGTCATCCGTACGGCGCCGCGAGCTGTGAGGAGGATCTGGACGCGGTGGTCTCCGCTCTCACCGAAGGACCGGTCGTAATCGTCGGCCACGACGCGTCCGGGCCGACGGCGATCAACTGGGCGCGACGAAACCCCGCACGCACCGACCACCTCGTGCTTCTCAACTGCTACTACCACCAGACATCATCGCTGCGCTTCCCCGAGTGGATCGCCCTGTTCACGGACCCGGCAACTCGAGCGTTGACGTCCGACATCGCCAGCGACCAAGGTCTTCTGTCCCTGGGCTTCCTCTGGCAGGGGGCGCAGTTCGCGAAGGCAGAGTCGGCTCCCACCGGCCGTTCCTCCACGGCCGACCAAGCGAGGCCACGAAAGCCACGCGGGCTCGCGGCGTTTCCCCTCCGCGCACTTCGCCGGTTCGTCGGACTCTCCCCGAGGAAGATCCGGATCGGAGTGCGTCTGCTCCGCGAGATGGTGCGGTGGAGGTTCGTGCCGACGTCGGAGCAGGTGGGGTGGATCAAGCAGTTCACGGACACCCCGAGCACGACCGAGGCCTTCCTGCGGTGGACCGGCGATGCGCAACGCAACGTCGCGTCGAACACCGCCAGGATCGATTCGCTGAGGTCGTTCGAGCGTCCCGTGACGATCGTCTTCGGCCAACGCGACCCGTACATGCCGGCCGCCGCCGCTCATGACATCGCAGCACTGTTCCCCACGAGCAGGTTGCACCTCTTCGACGCCGGACACTGGGTGCAGCTCGAGTTGCCGGAGCAGGTGGCAGAGCTCGTAGGTGCACCACCTCCCAGCAGTGGCCGGGTCTGA
- a CDS encoding SGNH/GDSL hydrolase family protein has protein sequence MSDQSGLPQLVEPTRILITGDSITQGTSGDYTWRYHLWNKLVELDLPVAFVGPRSDLYDFESGEFGSATYAQAFGGQSHGAKWGSSLLLDGPEITEQVESSMPDVLVEVLGSNDLACLATPGETVERLLTYIDRARAARPGIGIVVGTVTTRYDVQLERYTLESESTEYRALLSQLAAQLDTSGARIVVADISTGFDPRTMTWDGTHPNEAGERVIAQRIFEALGGLGIGPVDTHAR, from the coding sequence ATGTCAGACCAGTCCGGGCTGCCTCAGCTCGTCGAGCCGACCCGGATCCTGATCACGGGCGACTCGATCACCCAGGGCACGTCCGGTGACTACACGTGGAGGTACCACCTGTGGAACAAGTTGGTGGAGCTCGACCTGCCTGTCGCCTTCGTCGGCCCTCGTAGCGATCTGTACGACTTCGAATCGGGCGAGTTCGGCTCAGCCACCTACGCGCAGGCGTTCGGCGGACAGTCACACGGGGCCAAGTGGGGCAGCTCCCTCTTGCTGGACGGCCCGGAGATCACCGAACAGGTCGAATCGAGCATGCCGGACGTACTCGTCGAGGTGCTGGGGAGCAACGACCTGGCTTGTCTGGCTACGCCGGGCGAAACGGTCGAGCGCCTTCTCACCTACATCGATCGAGCCCGAGCGGCCCGCCCGGGCATCGGCATCGTGGTCGGCACCGTCACGACCAGGTACGACGTCCAGCTCGAGAGATACACCCTCGAGAGTGAGTCCACCGAGTACCGAGCTCTCCTGTCCCAGCTGGCGGCACAGCTGGACACCAGTGGGGCGCGCATCGTCGTTGCAGACATCTCGACCGGCTTCGACCCCAGGACGATGACGTGGGACGGCACGCACCCCAACGAGGCCGGCGAGCGAGTCATCGCCCAGCGGATCTTCGAGGCGCTCGGTGGACTCGGGATCGGCCCCGTTGATACCCATGCGCGCTGA
- a CDS encoding DUF4185 domain-containing protein gives MQPNEPFRASTGTLDGLARLPMSAPAAIADCVHTGRVASLEDLNRISGHERGDDSFQGGDVGAVVDLQDGRRLMVFGDTLRGEGFAGQQFVRNSMLVLSPDCIESVLPADGGAVIPDREGADEFPVGYWPMSLRRVERPGFDLVTLMAQRVQTTGSGVWDFHTLGPSVAVFVVERGETPQLMTVRDLGPDLDDVGSPEWGAATADDGGWLYLYGTARPDEPGVSGFSLRVARVRPDHLLDRRRWCYWTGSRWHEDPSKATDLITAARGVSQTLSVFKQGPTWYALSKRSDFVGSDLVVWIADNPWGPFDDGTTVGQLPSNAVTGELTYMPLAHPELFPEEGTVVVSYSRNCSDVGAVIADPYAYRPRFLRIKLP, from the coding sequence ATGCAGCCCAACGAGCCTTTCCGGGCGTCGACGGGCACGCTTGACGGGCTGGCACGGCTACCGATGTCGGCCCCAGCGGCAATCGCGGATTGCGTGCACACGGGACGCGTTGCGAGCCTGGAAGACCTCAACAGGATCTCCGGACACGAGCGTGGCGACGACTCGTTCCAGGGCGGCGACGTCGGCGCGGTGGTCGACCTCCAGGACGGGCGGCGGCTCATGGTGTTCGGAGACACGCTGCGCGGGGAGGGATTCGCCGGCCAGCAGTTCGTCCGCAACTCGATGCTCGTGCTCTCTCCCGACTGCATCGAGTCGGTGCTCCCGGCGGACGGCGGCGCCGTGATCCCAGATCGCGAAGGTGCCGACGAGTTCCCGGTGGGGTACTGGCCGATGTCCCTGAGGCGGGTGGAAAGGCCGGGCTTCGACCTCGTCACCCTCATGGCGCAACGCGTGCAGACCACAGGTTCTGGGGTATGGGACTTCCACACCCTCGGCCCGTCTGTAGCGGTGTTCGTCGTCGAACGCGGTGAGACGCCGCAGCTCATGACGGTGCGTGATCTCGGGCCGGATCTCGACGACGTGGGTTCACCCGAATGGGGAGCCGCAACAGCAGATGACGGCGGATGGCTCTACTTGTACGGCACCGCTCGGCCCGACGAACCCGGCGTGTCTGGGTTCTCGCTCCGAGTCGCCCGGGTCAGGCCCGACCACCTGCTCGACCGGCGCAGATGGTGCTACTGGACGGGGTCTCGCTGGCACGAGGACCCCAGCAAGGCGACCGACCTCATCACCGCCGCACGTGGTGTCTCGCAGACGCTGTCGGTCTTCAAGCAGGGCCCGACCTGGTACGCGCTGAGCAAGAGGAGCGACTTCGTGGGCAGTGATCTCGTTGTCTGGATCGCGGACAACCCGTGGGGACCCTTCGATGACGGCACCACGGTGGGACAGCTGCCTTCCAACGCAGTCACCGGGGAGCTGACGTACATGCCCCTTGCCCACCCGGAGCTCTTTCCGGAAGAGGGGACGGTCGTCGTCTCCTACAGCAGGAACTGCAGCGACGTCGGCGCTGTCATCGCGGATCCGTATGCATACCGCCCCCGGTTCCTCCGCATCAAGCTGCCCTAG
- a CDS encoding MerR family transcriptional regulator, which translates to MSRSQDEKRTRSRGVFAISVAAEMVSMEIQNLRVYERRGLVAPDRTPGGSRLYSPDDIDRLHRVRELLAEGLNLVGIAHVIALEDRVEALERRLAATRRPA; encoded by the coding sequence ATGAGCCGGAGTCAAGACGAGAAACGCACCAGATCTCGCGGGGTGTTCGCGATCTCGGTGGCCGCCGAGATGGTCTCGATGGAGATCCAGAACCTCCGTGTCTACGAGCGCCGCGGCCTGGTCGCCCCGGACCGGACACCGGGCGGCTCGCGGCTCTACAGCCCCGACGACATCGACCGGCTCCACCGGGTGCGCGAGCTCCTCGCCGAGGGCCTCAACCTCGTCGGCATCGCCCACGTCATCGCCCTCGAGGACAGGGTCGAGGCGCTCGAGCGGCGTCTGGCGGCGACGCGGCGCCCTGCGTAG
- a CDS encoding sigma-70 family RNA polymerase sigma factor — protein sequence MRADERSEQNSRLTRALAVATGDDREELVRQLTVLNIDIARSVARRFDRRGESLADLEQVACLSLFRAARKFDLTRGEHFLPYAVATIRGDLRHFFRDHVWMIRPSRPVQTRHNALRKSGSNETSDGVAIETCYRPLSLDMPIDANDELTLAAIVPDDTNALERAEVREYLRPYLSALTPRARTLLHLRYVEDRTQHEIGKMLGVSQVHVSRLLGQHLDELRVALGVPAQSA from the coding sequence ATGCGCGCTGACGAGAGATCCGAGCAGAACAGCCGTCTCACCCGCGCGCTCGCGGTGGCGACCGGCGATGATCGCGAGGAGCTCGTCCGTCAGCTGACGGTCCTCAACATCGACATTGCGAGAAGCGTCGCGCGTCGATTCGACCGTCGTGGCGAGTCACTCGCCGACCTGGAGCAGGTCGCCTGTCTGTCGCTCTTCCGCGCTGCCCGCAAGTTCGACCTGACCCGGGGGGAGCACTTCCTGCCGTACGCGGTGGCGACCATCCGCGGCGACCTCCGGCACTTCTTCCGCGATCACGTCTGGATGATCCGGCCATCGCGGCCGGTGCAGACTCGGCACAACGCACTCCGCAAGTCTGGGAGCAACGAGACATCGGACGGCGTCGCGATCGAGACCTGCTATCGGCCGCTGAGCCTCGACATGCCGATCGACGCGAACGACGAGCTGACGCTCGCCGCAATCGTGCCGGACGACACGAACGCGCTCGAACGTGCGGAAGTCCGCGAATACCTCCGCCCGTACCTGTCAGCTCTCACGCCACGCGCGAGGACCCTGCTGCATCTGCGATACGTCGAGGACCGAACCCAGCATGAGATCGGGAAGATGCTCGGCGTGAGTCAGGTCCACGTCTCACGACTGCTCGGCCAGCACCTCGACGAGCTCCGCGTAGCCCTCGGGGTGCCCGCACAGTCGGCGTGA
- a CDS encoding response regulator transcription factor, whose translation MPDARTPVRVAINDDYELVVAGVAALLTPYADRIEVVELDSDEPTVSDVDIVLYDTFGQDQGEDIDIESLTVAGSPKVVIYSWNLQPELVDGALSSGAAGYLWKGMPTADMVDALEQVHAGQTVTPPAAARPDPAVGAWPGKEFGLSGREAEVVALITQGLTNQEIADKVYLSINSVKTYIRTAYRKIDVRRRSQAVAWGLNHGFAPDHSRMLDPQHRHPAR comes from the coding sequence ATGCCTGACGCACGCACCCCGGTCCGCGTCGCCATCAACGACGACTACGAGCTGGTCGTCGCCGGCGTCGCAGCCCTGCTCACGCCGTACGCCGACCGGATCGAGGTCGTGGAGCTCGACTCCGACGAGCCGACGGTCAGCGACGTCGACATCGTCCTCTACGACACGTTCGGCCAGGACCAGGGCGAGGACATCGACATCGAGAGTCTCACGGTGGCCGGGAGCCCGAAGGTCGTGATCTACAGCTGGAACCTCCAGCCCGAGCTCGTCGACGGCGCCCTCTCGAGCGGAGCTGCCGGCTACCTGTGGAAGGGCATGCCCACCGCGGACATGGTGGACGCCCTCGAGCAGGTCCACGCCGGCCAGACGGTCACCCCGCCCGCAGCGGCGCGTCCCGACCCCGCGGTCGGCGCGTGGCCGGGCAAGGAGTTCGGGCTGAGCGGTCGCGAGGCCGAGGTCGTCGCCCTCATCACCCAGGGCCTGACCAACCAGGAGATCGCCGACAAGGTCTACCTGTCCATCAACTCGGTCAAGACCTACATCCGCACGGCGTACCGGAAGATCGACGTGCGGCGCCGGTCGCAGGCCGTCGCCTGGGGGCTGAACCACGGCTTCGCGCCCGACCACTCCCGCATGCTCGACCCGCAGCACCGGCACCCGGCCCGCTGA
- a CDS encoding helix-turn-helix domain-containing protein, producing MSNEPKRTTDGLKSKPTRDSLAVALDAINDRWSLHIVRAVAFGASRYTDILRVVGAPRDVLSSRLRKLTESGILQPHSPEKGRLAGYELTEKGRDLGQVILVLKRWGDTYREDTVHKVDFIHDVCGEVFVAQVTCQACGRPIKSGEFSVDQTSLGC from the coding sequence ATGTCAAACGAACCGAAGCGTACAACAGATGGTTTGAAATCCAAACCAACCCGTGATTCGCTCGCGGTCGCGTTGGATGCGATCAACGACCGGTGGTCGTTGCACATCGTCCGAGCGGTCGCCTTCGGCGCCTCGCGCTACACCGACATCCTTCGAGTGGTCGGTGCTCCCCGAGACGTCTTGTCCTCCCGGCTGCGCAAGCTCACGGAGTCCGGGATCCTCCAGCCCCACTCCCCCGAGAAGGGCCGGCTAGCTGGGTATGAGCTCACCGAGAAGGGCCGAGACCTGGGGCAGGTCATCCTGGTCCTCAAGCGCTGGGGCGACACCTATCGCGAGGACACCGTGCACAAGGTCGACTTCATCCACGACGTCTGCGGCGAGGTGTTCGTCGCCCAGGTGACCTGCCAGGCGTGCGGTAGGCCGATCAAGTCCGGAGAGTTCTCGGTCGACCAGACCTCTCTGGGTTGCTGA
- a CDS encoding SGNH/GDSL hydrolase family protein, which produces MPDENFIYSNLSEHPPGRLLPLLRRHLPGVDRVESEIGRYAAEWHDRNRAALDSTDPLWVVLGDSISQGVGASSVDRGWVALASHALHETHLRHRVLNLSVSGARTADVIHHQIPAMTRLGQEPALVTVVIGSNDMVRRTFRASLADHYRELIRVLPRGTLVAVLKHAFGPLAEVKHDVAVAAAAGDVRMVPVRLGFRNLAEDHFHPDDLGHELLANDFYVALHEQLRPPA; this is translated from the coding sequence ATGCCCGACGAGAACTTCATCTACTCCAACCTGAGCGAACATCCACCGGGCCGTCTCCTACCCCTGCTGCGACGGCACCTGCCCGGGGTCGATCGAGTCGAGAGCGAGATAGGTCGCTATGCAGCGGAGTGGCACGACCGAAATCGTGCTGCACTGGACAGCACCGACCCGCTCTGGGTGGTCCTCGGGGACTCGATCTCGCAGGGCGTCGGAGCCAGCTCGGTGGACCGAGGGTGGGTGGCTCTGGCCAGCCACGCACTTCACGAGACCCACCTTCGTCACCGCGTGCTGAACCTGTCTGTCAGCGGGGCGCGTACCGCAGACGTGATCCACCACCAGATTCCTGCCATGACGCGGCTCGGCCAGGAGCCGGCCCTGGTCACGGTGGTGATCGGCAGCAACGACATGGTGCGCCGCACGTTCCGTGCGTCGCTCGCAGACCACTACCGCGAGCTCATCCGCGTGCTTCCCCGCGGAACGCTGGTTGCCGTGCTGAAGCATGCGTTCGGCCCTCTCGCCGAGGTCAAGCACGACGTGGCCGTCGCCGCGGCTGCAGGCGACGTGCGCATGGTGCCGGTACGTCTCGGCTTCAGGAACCTCGCCGAGGATCACTTCCACCCCGATGACCTCGGTCACGAGCTCCTCGCCAACGACTTCTACGTCGCACTTCACGAGCAGCTGCGCCCGCCCGCCTGA